The genomic stretch CCTGGAGACGCTCGACCTCCAGCAGCTCGACCGCGACGCCCGGGCGGCCATCGCCGCCGCGGGGCCCGAGGCGTTCCCCGAAGCCCGCTACGGCTCGCCGCTGGAAGATCTAAAGTCCGCGCCGACGGCGGTGTATCTGGCCGGCCTCCTCGCACTGACGGAACCGCTGCCCGACCTCAGCGTCATCCGGACGCCCGCGCTGGCGCTGCTCTCGCGCGGTGGGCGGTTCGGCGATCCCGCGGTGACCGCCCGGATCCTCGCGGACCTCCCGCGGTGCGAAACGCGGATGCTCGAGGCCCGGCACTGGATCCCCACCGAGTGTCCGATCGAGATGCGCCAGGCGATCGAGGCGTGGTGCGACCGTCTTCTGGCGAGCGACGCCCCGGACGCCAGGACACCAGGTCCGTGATGCCGGGCGCCACCGGCCTGGCTCAGCCCGGTCCCGGTAGCCGGGTTCCGAGGCGTACTTGATAGTTACCTCCATAACTGGCTAAATATTGGCGGTTATGGAGGACATCATCAAGTGAAGCCCTTGGACTTCTTTTCGGTTCATCCCGTCTTCACTCGGGAGGAGTTCGCCCGCGCGGTGGCTGACGGGCGGAAGGCTTCGAGCCAGACCGTCGATTCGCACCTGGGCCGCTATCTGCGCGCTGGCAGGATCGGGCGGGTGAAGCGAGGGGTGTTCTTCGTCGCCGGCCCGGGAGAAACGGCCGCGAAGAGTCCGGTCGACTTTCTTCTCGTAGCTAGTCGACTGGCGCCCGACGCCGTCCTCGGCTATCACAGGGAAGCCCGCCAAGGGCGTGCCGGCGTCGGGCACGCGTTCAAGATCCGGGGGCACGTAAGCACGACAACCTCCTGGCGATGAACCAGGAGGCTGCATGCGGCACGTTGGTTGCCGGGGCTGGATTTGTGCCAGCGATTTTTGAGGTATCAGCCCAGCGGTCCCGCGTGGGCCTCCAGCAGGCTCCACGCCCTGGTCCCGAAGACCGTCTTCCAGCGGGCGTAGAAGGGGCCGAGCCGGGGGCGGAAGCTCGCCGCGTCGGCCTCGTTGAAGACCATGCCCCGCCGGGCCAGCCGCTCGGCGAGCGCGAGGTTGAGCGCGTCGGTGTCGCGGCGCTGCCGGATCGCGTACTGCGCCGCCGTGCGCTCGATGACCACCCGCACGTCCTGAGGGATCGCCTTCCAGGCCGCCAGGTTCGCCAGGAGGTTGAATCCGGACCACATGTGGTTGGTGACGCTCACGTAGCGCTGGACCTCCCACAGCCGGTTGAACTCGATGACGACGAGCGGATTCTCCTGGGCCTCGACGACGCCCGCCTGCAGGGCCCCGTAGAGCTGGTTGAGGTTGATGGCCCTGGGCTTGGCCCCCAGGGACTCGAAGAAGTCGATGAAGAGCCTCCCGGCGGGCGTCCGGATGGTGAGGCCGACGAGGTCGTCGGCGTCGCGGATGGGGCGCGTGCGCGTGGAGATCTGGCGGAAGCCGTTCTCGAAGGTCGCGCGGGGAAGTGCCCAGAGACCCCGGGCGGCCATCTCCCCGCGGAGGTAGTCGCCGAACGCGCCGTCCATGACCGCGAACACGTGCGCGTGGCTCCGGAAGGCGAAGGGCAGGCCCTGCATCTCGGCGACCGGCACCACGGCCCCGATGAGGCCGCCCATCAGTGTGAAGAAGTGGAGCTCGCCGGCCAGCAGGAGCTGGAGCGCGGCGGGATCGCCGCCGGGGATCCCGTTGTTCTGCGCGCAGGTCTCGACCTCGAAGCGGCCCCCGGTCTCGGCGCCGACGGCCGCCCACATCTCGGTGAGCCACCGGTGGAGCGGGCTCGCGGCCGGTTGATTGTGGTACTGCGTGTAGCGCAGGCCCGCCGGGGCCATCAGTGGTACCGCGTGTAGCGCAGGCCCGCCGGGCCCATCACTGGGGCGCGATCCGCCGCACCCAGTAATGGCGCGCGATCCGCCAGACGTCGTCCGCGCGGACGCGGTTGATCAGCACGGAGGTGCCCCGCACCCCGCTCACCACGCCGTAGCCCTGGAACAGCCGGATGTGGAAGTCCTCGGGCACGAACGGGAGCGTGACCACGATGTTCACCAGGGCCTCCCGGTCCAGCGCGCGCGCGAGGGCGGCATCGATCCGTCCGGGCGCCGTGAGGCGGACGAAGGCCTCGCCGGCGCCCCACAGCGCGGCGACGACGAGGAGGAACGCCAGCGTGCGGCGCGGCACCGCGATCACGGCGTCGTGGACACCAGGCCCCAGCGCTCGATCGTGCGGCGCTCCAGGGGCTGCAGGACCAGGCGGTCGGTGGCGAGCCAGAGGACGCCGATCGTCAGGATCCCGACCAGGATCGCGTCGGTCTGGTGGAAGTTGGCGGCGTTGTAGATGAGGAACCCGAGCCCGGTGCTGGTGGCGATCATCTCGGCGGCGATGACCGCGCGCCAGCCGAAGCCGATGCTCATGCGAACCCCGGTGACGATGCTGGGCAGGGCGCCGGGGATCAGGACGTGGAAGATGACGTGCCGGCGCGAGCCGCCCAGCGTCAGCACCGCGTTCTCGAAGATCTTCGGCACGGTGCGCACGCCGACCAGGGTGTTGAAGAACACGAGGAAGAAGATCGTGTTAAACATGATGAACGTCACGCTGGTCCAGCCCAGGCCGAACCAGGTGATGGCCAGGGGCAGCCAAGCGATCCCCGACAGCGCGTTGAAGAAGCCCACGATCGGCTCCACCACGTGGGCCAGCCGCCGGCTCAGCCCTACCGCGACGCCGAGGCCCACCGCCAGCGGCAGGCTCACGGCCACGCCGATCAGCACGCGGCCCAGGCTGGCGCCGATGTTGATCCAGAGGGAGCCGTCGCCGAGCATCTCCCAGGCCGTCCGCGCGACGTCGCCGGGTGGCGGCAGGAAGAGCGCCGGCACCACGCCCGCCCGCGTCAGCAGGGCCCAGGCGACGACGAGGGTGGCGAAGGGCAACGCGCCCCGGGCCGCGGTGGCGGCGCGCGTCATCGCTGCACGAGGCCCCACCGCGCGAACGTCGCCTGCTCCAGCGGGCGCAGCACGAAGTAGTCGAGGAGCAGCCACAGCAGCCCGATGATGGCCATCCCGAGCATGATGCGGGCGGTGAGGTGGAAGTTCTGGGCGTTGAAGATCATGAAGCCCAGACCGTTGGCCCCCACCAGCATCTCGGCGGCGATCAGCGCCCGCCAGCCGAAGGCCAGGCCCAGACGCATGCCGGTGGCGATGCTCGGCAGCGCGCCGGGGATCAGCACGTCGCGCACGATCCGCCAGCGGGAGGCCCCCAGGGTCCGCAGCGCGCTCACGTAGATGCGCGGCACGCTCCGCACCCCCAGCAGGACGTTGAAGATGACCGGGAACAGCACCGTGTAGTTGACCGCGATCAGGATGGTCCGCTCGCCGAACCCGAACCACACCAGCATCAGCGGTAGCCAGGCGATGCCCGAGACCGACTGGAAGAAGTTCAGCAGCGGGTAGAAGAAGTCCGCCACCCGGCGGCTGAGCCCCAGCACGAGCCCGGCGGGGACGCCCACCAGCAGGCCGAGCACGGCCGCCAGCAGAATTCGCCGCAGGCTTTCCGCCACGTAGACGGGCAGGATGCCCTTGGTGACCAGATCGGCGGCCGCCGTCAGGACCGCCGAGGGCGGGGGCAGGAAGTAGTCGGGCACCGGCAGCGTCGCCGCCGCCACGCTCCACGCCCCCAGGGCGCCGGCGAGGACGACGATCCAGGTGGCGGCGAGCTCCCAGCGCGCCACCTAGTGCTCCGTCTGGGAAGTCATCTCAGGAGTCTGTCCAGCACGCGGCTCCGGGGCCGGCGGGCACGCGCGGCAGGGGTCGCCGGGATCCGTTCCCGCCCACCGGCGACGGACCTGGCGTCCCGAGGTGGAGCCCAGCCGCAACGGGGCAGCGGACGCCGGCCGCGTGGTCCCGCGACCCCTGCCGCGTGTGCCCGCCGGGCTCGGCGCGCGGGCACGGACACTAGGCCGTCTCCTCGCCGCCCACTTCTTCGCGCACCAGCCGCAGCACGTGCTCCTTGGTGGCGGCGAAGGCGGAATCGGACGTGAACATCTTCCACGTGCGTCCCTCCCGCGGGATCTTCACCGGCACCAGCGACTTCACCCGGCCGGGCCGGCGCGACAGGATGCAGCAGCGGTCGCCCAGGAAGACGGCCTCCTCGACGTTGTGGGTCACGAAGAGGATCGTCTTGCGGGTGGCCAGCGCGATCGCGTTCAACTCCTCCTGGAGCGTGATGCGGGTCTGGGCGTCCACCGCGGCGAAGGGCTCGTCCATCAGCATCACCTGAGGGTTGGCGGCCAGCGTCCGGGCCACGGCGACGCGCTGCTTCATGCCCCCGGACAGCTCGTGGGGATACTTCTGCTCGAAGCCGGCCAGCCCGATCAGGTCCACGAAGCGCCGAACGGCGGCGGCGCGCTCGGCCCGGGGAACGCCCTGGATCTCGAGGCCGTGGGCGATGTTCCGCTCCACCGTCCGCCACGGCAGGATGGCGAACTCCTGGAAGACGACGCCGCGGTCGCGGCCCGGGCCCGTCACCGGCTGGGAGTCGAGCAGGATCTGCCCCCGCGTGGGCGGGATGAGCCCGGCCAGGATGTTGAGCAGCGTCGTCTTGCCGCACCCGCTGGGGCCCACCACGGTGAGGAACTCGCCCTCCGGCACCTCCAGATCGAGCCCGTCGAGCGCGACCACCCGCTCGCGCGTGAAGGGGTTGACGTACTCGTGCCCGACGCCCCGGAGCGTGATCTTCGGAGGCACGCCGGCTCGCCGCGCCCTTAGGCTCAGGGCACCGGCTTGAGGTCCGAGAAGAGCTGCGGGTGCGACTTCATCACCTTCTCGATGAAGCGCAGCTCGATCCCCTGCTGCCAGGGGATCGCCGCCCGGAGCTTCTTCTGCTCGATCAGGATCCCGACGTTCTCCTCCCAGGCCGCCACCGTGTGCGGGGTGATGCGGGGATCGAAGGTCATGTGGCGGATGGCCTGCTTGGCGACGGCCGCGTCCAGGCCCGTGACCCAGCGGGTGGCGATCTCCGCCGCCTCGTCGAGATGCTGCCGCGTGTACTGGGCCGCTTCGGCCATGGCGACGACGTAGCGTTCCACCAGCTCGGGGCTCTTGTCGATGACGTCGTTGCGGATGGCCATGTTGATGTAGTAGCCGATGTGCCCCCCGCCGCGCGACACCAGCACGGCATCCGCGACCCGCGCCTGGACGAGCGATCCGAACGGCTCCCAGCAGGCGACCGCGTCCACCCCGCCGCCCTGGAGCGCCGACACGAGGTTGCCGGGCGGGACGTTCAGGAGGTTCACCTTCTCGCGGGAGAGCCCTTTGCGCTTGAGGACCACGCCGAGGTACTCGTCGGCGGTGCCGCCGACCGGCGTGCCGATCTTGCGGCCGGCCAGATCCTCGACCTTGGTGATGCCCGTGCCCTTCCGGGTCCAGATGCTGACGGGGTCGTCGGAGTACCGGCTGTTGCGGTCGCCCATCAGCCCCACCACGCCCCGGGCGCCCATCCCGCGCTCGACGGCCACGGGGAAGTTGGAGTAGGCGGAGCCGATGATCTGGGCCTCCCCCGCCTGCAGCGCCTTGGCCATCTCCTGGCCGGTGTTCAGGACTTTCAGCTTCAGGTCGATGCCGTGCTTGAGGAAGATGCCCTTCTCCACGCCCACGAAGCTGGGGACGTGGTTCATGTTGCCGCCCACCGCGGCCGCCATCGGCGCCGGCTGCTGCGCCGGTGTCGGCCCGGCCATCGCCAGGACGGCGACCAGAACTCCCACGGACAGGACTCGGTTCATCGCTCTTGTCTCCTTGGCTGAGTGATCGGTCACCATCACCGTCCCTCCACGCCGCCGGCGCGCGCCCCGCCGCATACGCGGCAAGCATACTCGTCCAGCGCACGCGCCGTCACGCCGACCGCCCGATGCTGACGGCGGTTCACCTCGTCCGGCTCGAGCTCGGTGCGGAACGAGTCGTTGAGCCGGTTGATCATGTTGAAGAGCGCCGCGGCCATCGAGATCTCCACGATCTCCGCGTCGGTGAAGTGCCGGCGCATCTCCGCCCAGGCCGCGTCGTCGTTCTTGGCGGTGTTGAGGGTCAGGGCCTCCGCCCAGCGGAGGACGGCCCGGTCGCGCGCGTCGAAGAGCGCGCTGGCCGCATAATCGCCTTGCAGGGCGGCGAACTCGGCATCGGTCAGTCCCAGGGCTTGACCAAGCACCCGGTTGTGCTCGGTTCAGTAGCGGCAGCCGTTGACGGTCGAGGTCTTCAGCACCGCGAGGTTTCTCAGCCGCGGCGATGACACCGCCCCGGCCCGGGGCTGGCGGATGGCCGCCACCAGCGGCAGGAACCACTTGGCCAGGCCCGGGCTGTGGGCCACGATCCGCAAGAGGTTCGCCACCCGCCCCAGCATCTCGGTGGACGCCGCGAACACCTCCGCCACCGGGCCGGTCGCTTCCTCGTCGGTGATGCCCCGGATCCGCTGCGCCATGCTCGCCTCCCCGCCCGGCCCCGGCGGGGGCCGGCGCGCCCCACTTGATACCACAACCCGCGTGTCCTTGCGGGGCCTCCGCGCGCGTGCTAGGCTGCGCGCCTCCGCCGTCCAATCCCGTCCGGAGGTGCGACAATGCGCTTCATCGCGATCTCGATCGCGCTCGTGTCGCTGGCGCTGGCGACACCGGTCCGCGCCACCGCGGCCGAGCCGATCCGCGTGGGCTACCTGGGGCCGCTCACGGGCATCTTCGCCCAGGCCGGCAAGGACATGCTCGAGGGCCTCAAGATGGGCTTCGAGCAGGCCGGCTACCAGGCGGCCGGGCGGAAGATCGAGCTGCTCGAGGAGGACACCGAGGGCAACCCGGCCACGGCCCAGGCCAAGTACCGCAAGCTCGCCCAGCAGGACCGGATCCACGTGCTGGCCGGCGTGCTCCTGACCAACGTCGGCGTGTCCCTGGTAGCGCCGATCGAGCGGGACGGGATCCCGACGCTCTTCCTCACCACGCCTGACGAGCTCACCAAGCGCCGGCGGCCGCAGTGGATCATGCGCTCGAACTTCAGCGCCAGCCAGCCCATGCACGCGCTCGGCGACTACGCGGCCAAGACGCTCAACTACAAGCGCGTGGCCACCATCGCCATGGACAACGGCTTCGGCCACGAGGGCATCGGCGGCTTCCAGCGCGTCTTCGAGGACAGCGGCGGCAAGGTGGTGCAGAAGATCTGGGTGCCGCTCAACGCCCTGGACTTCGCGCCGTACCTGGCCCAGATCCGCCGGGACGTGGACGCGGTCGCCCAGGTCTTCGTCGCCGCCCAGGCCGTCCGCTTCGCCAAGCAGTACGGAGAGGCGGGGCTCAAGGAGCGGCTGCCGCTCATCGGCAGCGGCGTGTTCACCGACCAGTCGGCCCTCAAGTCGATGGGCGACGAGGCCATCGGGATCATCAGCTCGCTCATCTGGGCGCCGTCGCTCCCGACCAGGGCCAACGGGGAATTCATGAAGCTGGCGGCCGCCAGGGGTAACCCGCTGCCGGCCTACTTCACCGCCGTCATGTACAGCGCCGGCCGCTGGATCACCGAGGCCGCCCGCGCGCTCGACGGGCGGGTGGAGGACCGCGAGCAGTTCCTCGGCGCCCTCCGCGCGGCGATCGAGAAGACCGAGGATCCGCGGGGGCCCATCAAGCTCGACGAGTACAACAACCCCACCGAGAACGTCTATATCCTCAAGGTCGAGAAGGTCGGCGGCCGCCTGCAGAACACCGTCATCCACACGTACCCGATGGTGTCGCAGTTCTGGACGTACAAGGCCGAGGAGTTCCTCAAGACGCCGCCCTACGATCGCAACTATCCCCCGGTGAAACCATGAAGACCCACTACCGCCTCGACGGCCCGGCCGGTGCCCCGGTCGTCACGCTGAGCCACGCCCTCGGCGCCACCCTCGACCTCTGGGACGCCCAGGCGGCGATCCTCACCAGCCAGTATCGCGTCCTGCGCTATGACGTGCGCGGCCACGGCGCCTCCGCCGTGCCGCCGGGCCCCTACACGCTCGAGCAGATGGTGGACGATCTCCGCGACCTGCTCCGATCACTCGAGATCGACCGGACCCACTTCGTCGGGCTCTCGATTGGCGGTCTCATCGGCATGATGGCCGCGCTCACCACGCCCGCGACGATCCGGAGCCTGGTGCTGTGCGATACCACGAGCTCGTACGGCCCGGGGCTCCAGCCGATGTGGGAGGAGCGGATCGCCACCGCCGAGCGGCAGGGCATGACGGACGCCCTCATCGAGCGCACGATGGAGATCTGGTTCACGGCGCCGTTCCGGGAGTCCCACAAGGCGGTCGTCGACCGCATGCGCCAGATGCTCCTGAACACCGACCCGCGGGGCTACGCCGCGGCCATCCGGGCCATCGCCGGGGCGGATCTCAGCGAGCGGATCCACGCCATCACGTGCCCGGCGCTCATCGTCGTCGGCGAGCGCGATCCCGGCACGCCCCCGGCGATGGCCCGCGTCCTCCACGAGCGCATCCGCGACTCCCAGCTGGTCGTCCTGCCGAACGCCGCCCACTGCTCCGTCGTCGAGCGCGCCGACGAGTTCACCCGGCTGCTCCGGAGGTTCCTGGACGGGGTGAAGTAGCCAGGCGGAAGCCCATGGTGATCGACGTTCACGCCCATCTCTACCCCCGTGCCTTCATGGAGGAGCTGGCGGCCCAGGGGCCCGCTCACCACGTGAGTCTGACGGCGGATGCGCCGCCGTTCCTCTGCTTCGAGGGGATCCGCTTCTGGCGCTATACGCCGGCCTTCCACGACGACGCGCTCCGCCTGGCCGAGCTGGACCGCGCCGGCGTGGACCGGCAGGTGCTCTCCCTGGGCCCGCCCATGGTCTACTGGGCGCCGCCCGACCTCGGACTGCGACTGGCGCGCATCTTCAACGACGAGATCGCCAAGCTCGTCCGCAGCCACCCCGACCGCTTCGTGGGGTTCGCGGCCGTGCCCCTGCAGGCGACCGATCTGGCCCTGGCGGAGCTGGAGCGCGCCGTGGGCGATCTAGGGCTGCGCGGCGTGGCGATCGGCTCCAACATCCAGGGCAAGCCGCTCGATCACCCGAGCCTCTGGCCATTCTACGAGCGGGTGGAGGCGCTCGGGATCCCTCTCTTCGTCCACCCGATCAACCCTCCCGGCCACGGAGACATCCACGACTACCGCCTCGACCTCGTCGTCGGCTTCCCGTTCGACACCACCCTGGCCGCCGTCCGCCTCGTCTACAGCGGCGTGCTCGAGCGGTTCCCGAGGCTCCGGGTCTGCCTGGCCCATCTGGGCGGAGCGCTGCCCTTCCTGCGCGAGCGCGTCGTCATCGGGTACCGGGTGGGGCGCGAGCACTTCGGGGCCGCGCTCGGGATCGCGCGGAGCCCCGAGCCGTATCTCGAGCGTTTCTACCTCGACACCGTCTCGTACTACGAGCCGGCGCTCCTCGCCGGGCTCGCCTGCGTCGGCATCGCCCGGCTCGTTCTGGGCAGTGACGCGCCCTTCGCCGTGGGCGACCTGGCGCGCTCGGTGGCCTCGATCCGCGGGCTCAGCTTCCTGCCCGAGGGCGACCGGGAGCGAATCCTCGGCGCCAACGCCCACAGCCTCCTGACCGGCGAGTCCGGGTGATCGGCGGGGAATTCCCATGACCTTTTGGAAGATCGGCATCGTCGTCCTGGTGCTCGCCGTCGGCGCGGCCGCCGTTCCCTGGCCAGGGGACGCCGCGCCGGGCGACGATGCCTACATCGAAGGCTACGCCGCCGCCTTGCTCGAGCGCGAGTTCAAGCTCACCACGCCCTCGCTGCGCGTGCAGCACGGCGTGATCACCGTGAGCGCCGCCGACCTCGTCGGCGTCGATCGCGCGCGGGTAGTGGCGGCGCTCGAACGCATCCGCGGCGTCGCGCGGGTCGAGGTCGTCGAGCCCGGCGCCCGACCAAGCGTGGGGGCGTCGCCGACCGCGCCCGAGCCGGCGCGGCCCGCCGAGCCCCGGCC from Candidatus Methylomirabilota bacterium encodes the following:
- a CDS encoding TRAP transporter substrate-binding protein, translated to MAPAGLRYTQYHNQPAASPLHRWLTEMWAAVGAETGGRFEVETCAQNNGIPGGDPAALQLLLAGELHFFTLMGGLIGAVVPVAEMQGLPFAFRSHAHVFAVMDGAFGDYLRGEMAARGLWALPRATFENGFRQISTRTRPIRDADDLVGLTIRTPAGRLFIDFFESLGAKPRAINLNQLYGALQAGVVEAQENPLVVIEFNRLWEVQRYVSVTNHMWSGFNLLANLAAWKAIPQDVRVVIERTAAQYAIRQRRDTDALNLALAERLARRGMVFNEADAASFRPRLGPFYARWKTVFGTRAWSLLEAHAGPLG
- a CDS encoding ABC transporter permease translates to MTRAATAARGALPFATLVVAWALLTRAGVVPALFLPPPGDVARTAWEMLGDGSLWINIGASLGRVLIGVAVSLPLAVGLGVAVGLSRRLAHVVEPIVGFFNALSGIAWLPLAITWFGLGWTSVTFIMFNTIFFLVFFNTLVGVRTVPKIFENAVLTLGGSRRHVIFHVLIPGALPSIVTGVRMSIGFGWRAVIAAEMIATSTGLGFLIYNAANFHQTDAILVGILTIGVLWLATDRLVLQPLERRTIERWGLVSTTP
- a CDS encoding ABC transporter permease, whose product is MARWELAATWIVVLAGALGAWSVAAATLPVPDYFLPPPSAVLTAAADLVTKGILPVYVAESLRRILLAAVLGLLVGVPAGLVLGLSRRVADFFYPLLNFFQSVSGIAWLPLMLVWFGFGERTILIAVNYTVLFPVIFNVLLGVRSVPRIYVSALRTLGASRWRIVRDVLIPGALPSIATGMRLGLAFGWRALIAAEMLVGANGLGFMIFNAQNFHLTARIMLGMAIIGLLWLLLDYFVLRPLEQATFARWGLVQR
- a CDS encoding ABC transporter ATP-binding protein translates to MPPKITLRGVGHEYVNPFTRERVVALDGLDLEVPEGEFLTVVGPSGCGKTTLLNILAGLIPPTRGQILLDSQPVTGPGRDRGVVFQEFAILPWRTVERNIAHGLEIQGVPRAERAAAVRRFVDLIGLAGFEQKYPHELSGGMKQRVAVARTLAANPQVMLMDEPFAAVDAQTRITLQEELNAIALATRKTILFVTHNVEEAVFLGDRCCILSRRPGRVKSLVPVKIPREGRTWKMFTSDSAFAATKEHVLRLVREEVGGEETA
- a CDS encoding ABC transporter substrate-binding protein; amino-acid sequence: MNRVLSVGVLVAVLAMAGPTPAQQPAPMAAAVGGNMNHVPSFVGVEKGIFLKHGIDLKLKVLNTGQEMAKALQAGEAQIIGSAYSNFPVAVERGMGARGVVGLMGDRNSRYSDDPVSIWTRKGTGITKVEDLAGRKIGTPVGGTADEYLGVVLKRKGLSREKVNLLNVPPGNLVSALQGGGVDAVACWEPFGSLVQARVADAVLVSRGGGHIGYYINMAIRNDVIDKSPELVERYVVAMAEAAQYTRQHLDEAAEIATRWVTGLDAAVAKQAIRHMTFDPRITPHTVAAWEENVGILIEQKKLRAAIPWQQGIELRFIEKVMKSHPQLFSDLKPVP
- a CDS encoding ABC transporter substrate-binding protein, encoding MRFIAISIALVSLALATPVRATAAEPIRVGYLGPLTGIFAQAGKDMLEGLKMGFEQAGYQAAGRKIELLEEDTEGNPATAQAKYRKLAQQDRIHVLAGVLLTNVGVSLVAPIERDGIPTLFLTTPDELTKRRRPQWIMRSNFSASQPMHALGDYAAKTLNYKRVATIAMDNGFGHEGIGGFQRVFEDSGGKVVQKIWVPLNALDFAPYLAQIRRDVDAVAQVFVAAQAVRFAKQYGEAGLKERLPLIGSGVFTDQSALKSMGDEAIGIISSLIWAPSLPTRANGEFMKLAAARGNPLPAYFTAVMYSAGRWITEAARALDGRVEDREQFLGALRAAIEKTEDPRGPIKLDEYNNPTENVYILKVEKVGGRLQNTVIHTYPMVSQFWTYKAEEFLKTPPYDRNYPPVKP
- a CDS encoding alpha/beta fold hydrolase, whose product is MKTHYRLDGPAGAPVVTLSHALGATLDLWDAQAAILTSQYRVLRYDVRGHGASAVPPGPYTLEQMVDDLRDLLRSLEIDRTHFVGLSIGGLIGMMAALTTPATIRSLVLCDTTSSYGPGLQPMWEERIATAERQGMTDALIERTMEIWFTAPFRESHKAVVDRMRQMLLNTDPRGYAAAIRAIAGADLSERIHAITCPALIVVGERDPGTPPAMARVLHERIRDSQLVVLPNAAHCSVVERADEFTRLLRRFLDGVK
- a CDS encoding amidohydrolase family protein, encoding MVIDVHAHLYPRAFMEELAAQGPAHHVSLTADAPPFLCFEGIRFWRYTPAFHDDALRLAELDRAGVDRQVLSLGPPMVYWAPPDLGLRLARIFNDEIAKLVRSHPDRFVGFAAVPLQATDLALAELERAVGDLGLRGVAIGSNIQGKPLDHPSLWPFYERVEALGIPLFVHPINPPGHGDIHDYRLDLVVGFPFDTTLAAVRLVYSGVLERFPRLRVCLAHLGGALPFLRERVVIGYRVGREHFGAALGIARSPEPYLERFYLDTVSYYEPALLAGLACVGIARLVLGSDAPFAVGDLARSVASIRGLSFLPEGDRERILGANAHSLLTGESG